A genomic window from Nicotiana sylvestris chromosome 11, ASM39365v2, whole genome shotgun sequence includes:
- the LOC104224106 gene encoding uncharacterized protein: MRFKKGDKVEVMNRAEVPISWRAAEIVSGNGHTCSVRYGSGSPMQSENIEERVSREMIRPCPPVVQCVETWAPGDIVEVYNDCSWKVAIMLSILPRDRYLVRLLSCSLELSIHISGMRDRQNWKDGKWIFIRKGCDQAGTQRSNKISAQDCNRKMKSQPLQLDAHTKVLGETDGLATEGKNRGQESCLISSRSLKRMSPYCSSGVDSLYGNAQKYQAIETDNRRQRAALVTLQEKVDAVAYPRGTLGEKYVHTSINIRSNGFNELEREDLGGVIGFSPRRSLEPSDSDSDACSVGSCSVTSERPNELLGHLLRVSHRVSGCLCSDAESFCGSGPSGYKEKSHNNPPEEELATSVHRLELHAYRCTLVALYAYGPLTWEKEALLTDLRITLHISNDEHLMELKNLISSKGSYYIK; encoded by the exons ATGAGGTTCAAAAAGGGTGATAAGGTGGAAGTAATGAACAGAGCTGAGGTGCCAATCTCATGGCGTGCTGCCGAGATAGTGTCTGGTAATGGCCACACTTGCAGTGTTAGATATGGTTCCGGTTCACCAATGCAAAGTGAAAATATCGAAGAAAGGGTATCAAGGGAGATGATAAGGCCCTGCCCCCCTGTAGTGCAGTGTGTGGAGACTTGGGCACCTGGGGACATTGTGGAGGTATATAATGACTGCTCTTGGAAAGTAGCCATCATGCTCAGTATTTTACCACGTGATCGTTATTTGGTGAGACTACTTAGTTGCTCTCTGGAACTTAGCATTCATATATCAGGCATGAGAGATCGACAAAATTGGAAAGATGGCAAATGGATTTTTATCAGAAAG GGTTGTGATCAAGCTGGGACCCAGAGATCTAACAAAATTTCAGCTCAAGATTGTAATCGGAAGATGAAGTCGCAGCCGCTGCAACTTGATGCACATACTAAAGTTCTTGGAGAAACTGATGGTTTAGCCACTGAAGGAAAAAATAGAGGACAAGAGTCTTGTTTAATCTCATCAAGATCCCTAAAGAGAATGTCTCCTTATTGCTCGTCTGGTGTTGATTCACTTTATGGGAATGCTCAGAAATATCAAGCAATTGAGACCGATAATCGCAGGCAACGAGCAGCTCTGGTGACCTTACAGGAAAAGGTAGATGCTGTTGCTTACCCAAGAGGAACTCTGGGTGAAAAATACGTGCATACTTCCATTAACATTAGATCAAATGGATTTAATGAATTGGAGAGAGAAGATTTAGGTGGTGTCATTGGCTTTTCCCCTAGGAGAAGCTTGGAACCTAGTGATTCTGATAGCGATGCCTGCTCTGTTGGTAGTTGTAGTGTCACTAGTGAGAGACCAAACGAATTATTAGGTCATCTTCTACGAGTTTCACATCGAGTGTCAGGTTGCCTTTGTAGTGATGCTGAGTCGTTTTGTGGTTCAGGTCCTTCAGGATATAAGGAGAAAAGTCATAATAATCCTCCAGAAGAGGAATTGGCAACAAGTGTTCATAGATTAGAGTTGCATGCTTATCGCTGCACCCTGGTGGCATTATATGCTTATGGACCATTAACTTGGGAAAAAGAAGCATTATTAACCGATCTTCGTATAACACTGCATATTTCAAATGATGAACATTTGATGGAGCTAAAGAACCTAATTTCTTCTAAAGGTTCATATTATATCAAATAG